A stretch of the Photobacterium toruni genome encodes the following:
- the can gene encoding carbonate dehydratase, translated as MADIKQLFANNLSWSENIKDEDPEFFSHLAEAQHPQYLWIGCSDSRVPAERLTGLTSGELFVHRNVANQVIHTDLNCLSVVQYAVDVLKVKHIIICGHYGCGGVTAAIENPPLGLINNWLLHIRDLYLKHRSDLGSLPREKWDDKLCEINVASQVYHLGNSTIMQQAWERGQEVKIHGWIYGTSNGILKDLGVTATSREGLEIAYQAAMSSLLPPFEAQLKQLENNK; from the coding sequence ATGGCAGATATAAAGCAGCTCTTCGCAAACAACCTTTCATGGTCAGAAAACATTAAGGATGAAGATCCTGAATTTTTCTCTCACCTCGCAGAGGCGCAGCACCCACAATACCTTTGGATTGGCTGTTCTGACAGTCGAGTACCCGCTGAACGCCTTACCGGTTTAACCTCAGGTGAACTGTTTGTACACCGTAATGTGGCTAACCAAGTTATTCATACCGACTTAAACTGTTTATCTGTAGTTCAGTATGCCGTTGATGTACTGAAGGTTAAACATATCATCATTTGTGGCCACTATGGCTGTGGTGGTGTGACTGCGGCAATAGAAAATCCGCCACTAGGTCTTATTAATAATTGGTTATTACACATTCGCGATCTTTACCTTAAACATCGCTCAGACCTTGGTAGCCTACCACGTGAAAAATGGGATGATAAATTATGTGAGATTAACGTCGCTTCACAAGTTTACCATCTTGGTAATTCTACTATCATGCAACAAGCATGGGAGCGTGGCCAAGAAGTTAAAATTCATGGTTGGATTTATGGTACCAGTAACGGCATTCTAAAAGACTTAGGCGTTACCGCGACCAGTCGTGAAGGACTTGAAATCGCTTATCAAGCAGCAATGTCATCATTATTACCGCCGTTTGAAGCGCAATTAAAGCAGCTAGAAAATAATAAATAA
- a CDS encoding ABC transporter ATP-binding protein, with product MNALEIKNVSKTYKGGVKALKNMSLNVQKGDFFALLGPNGAGKSTTIGIISSLVNKTSGSVSIFGYDLDTQKVDAKNQLGLVPQEFNFNPFETVEQIVINQAGFYGVERTLAKQRAQKYLTQLDLWGKRHDRARNLSGGMKRRLMIARALMHEPKLLILDEPTAGVDIELRRSMWTFLQRINREGVTIILTTHYLEEAEMLCRNIGIINHGELVEHTSMKALLSQIESEIFILDIDAVTDVPTLTVGECRLIDSSTLEVDLKKGDDLNRIFSALTAQGIVVRSMRNKSNRLEELFVNLVNKDQQPVVADNQ from the coding sequence ATGAATGCTTTAGAAATAAAAAATGTAAGTAAAACTTACAAAGGCGGCGTCAAGGCGCTGAAAAATATGAGCTTAAATGTTCAAAAAGGGGATTTTTTTGCGTTGTTAGGACCTAATGGTGCGGGTAAGTCGACCACGATTGGTATTATTAGTTCGCTAGTCAATAAAACCTCAGGTTCAGTCAGTATTTTTGGCTATGATTTAGATACTCAAAAAGTCGATGCTAAAAATCAACTTGGCTTAGTGCCGCAAGAATTTAACTTTAACCCGTTTGAAACAGTCGAGCAGATTGTTATTAATCAAGCGGGTTTTTATGGGGTGGAGCGCACACTTGCGAAACAACGCGCTCAAAAATATTTAACCCAATTAGATTTATGGGGTAAACGTCATGATCGTGCCCGTAATCTTTCTGGTGGTATGAAACGTCGCTTAATGATTGCACGGGCATTAATGCATGAGCCGAAATTATTGATTTTAGATGAGCCCACCGCCGGGGTTGATATTGAATTACGCCGTTCTATGTGGACTTTTTTACAACGCATTAATCGTGAAGGCGTGACTATTATTTTAACCACCCATTACCTTGAAGAAGCTGAAATGTTGTGCCGCAATATCGGTATTATTAATCATGGCGAGTTGGTTGAGCATACTTCAATGAAAGCCTTATTAAGCCAGATTGAATCAGAAATCTTTATTTTAGATATTGATGCAGTGACGGATGTTCCTACATTAACGGTTGGTGAGTGTCGATTAATTGATAGTAGTACGCTTGAAGTTGATCTCAAAAAAGGTGATGACTTAAATCGTATCTTTAGCGCCTTAACAGCCCAAGGTATTGTGGTGCGTTCAATGCGAAATAAGAGTAATCGTTTAGAAGAGTTGTTTGTGAATTTAGTCAATAAAGATCAACAACCAGTAGTGGCAGATAATCAATAA
- a CDS encoding ABC transporter permease yields the protein MKKQYWIAFKSLISKEIHRFTRIWVQTLVPPAITMTLYFIIFGNLIGQRIGDMEGFSYMEYIVPGLIMMSVITNSYSNVASSFFSAKFQHNIEELLVAPVPNYIIIAGYVGGGVLRGLGVGLIVSVVSLLFVSLNIAHLWVIIATVVMTSIVFSLGGLINAIFARTFDDISIIPTFVLTPLTYLGGVFYSINLLPEVWQMVSKVNPIVYMVNAFRYGFLGVSDVGIGTSFAVLSVFVVALYSVAYYLISRGIGLRS from the coding sequence ATGAAAAAACAATATTGGATTGCATTTAAAAGTTTAATTAGCAAAGAGATTCACCGTTTTACACGGATCTGGGTACAAACATTAGTTCCACCTGCGATTACGATGACATTATATTTTATTATTTTTGGTAATTTGATTGGTCAGCGTATTGGTGACATGGAAGGCTTTAGCTACATGGAATACATCGTGCCGGGACTTATCATGATGTCGGTGATCACAAACTCTTATTCTAATGTTGCTTCTTCATTTTTTAGTGCCAAATTTCAACATAATATTGAAGAGTTATTAGTCGCACCTGTGCCTAATTATATTATTATTGCCGGTTATGTCGGTGGTGGTGTGTTGCGAGGATTAGGGGTCGGTCTGATTGTTTCTGTGGTGTCTTTATTGTTTGTGTCACTCAATATCGCGCATTTATGGGTGATCATTGCAACTGTTGTTATGACCTCAATTGTGTTCTCGTTGGGGGGATTAATTAACGCTATTTTTGCCCGCACCTTTGACGATATTAGTATTATTCCAACCTTCGTATTAACCCCTCTGACATATTTAGGTGGCGTATTTTATTCGATTAATTTGCTGCCAGAAGTATGGCAAATGGTGTCAAAGGTTAACCCGATTGTATATATGGTTAATGCTTTCCGCTATGGCTTTCTAGGGGTGTCTGATGTGGGTATTGGAACGTCATTTGCAGTATTAAGTGTGTTTGTTGTTGCGCTATATAGTGTTGCTTATTATTTGATTTCGCGTGGTATTGGTTTACGTTCATGA
- the panC gene encoding pantoate--beta-alanine ligase translates to MQTFAEIAQLREQITTWRRAGRRIAFVPTMGNLHEGHLTLMRKARKHADVVVASIFVNPMQFEKTEDLTNYPRTLEQDIAKLQQQNMVDVVFTPTAESMYPAGVNNRTFIDVPGLSTILEGELRPGHFRGVATIVNKLFNIVQPDVACFGEKDYQQLALIRQMVIDLAMDIKIVGVPTVREMDGLAMSSRNGNLTVDERQRAPVLARTMRWISSQMRGGRNDYDELIVDANDQLRAAGLQPDKSFIRDAVTLLPITDTTQQAVILMSAQLGKARLIDNQVVDLSPAVAVEEDVAEAN, encoded by the coding sequence ATGCAAACATTCGCCGAGATTGCCCAGTTAAGAGAGCAAATTACGACGTGGCGCCGCGCAGGCCGTCGAATTGCCTTTGTTCCAACCATGGGTAACTTACATGAAGGTCATCTTACGTTAATGCGTAAAGCACGTAAGCATGCTGATGTTGTTGTTGCGAGTATTTTTGTTAATCCAATGCAGTTTGAAAAAACTGAAGATTTAACCAATTATCCACGCACACTTGAGCAAGATATTGCTAAATTACAACAGCAAAACATGGTTGATGTGGTTTTTACTCCAACCGCTGAAAGCATGTATCCAGCCGGTGTTAATAATCGAACGTTTATCGACGTTCCTGGATTATCGACCATTTTAGAAGGCGAATTACGTCCCGGTCATTTCCGTGGCGTAGCAACCATCGTTAATAAATTATTTAATATCGTCCAACCAGATGTGGCTTGTTTTGGTGAGAAAGATTACCAACAATTGGCGCTTATTCGTCAAATGGTGATTGATCTAGCGATGGATATTAAAATTGTTGGTGTACCAACAGTTCGTGAAATGGATGGCTTAGCCATGAGTTCACGTAACGGTAATCTTACCGTTGACGAACGCCAACGTGCACCTGTTTTAGCCCGCACTATGCGTTGGATCAGCAGTCAAATGCGTGGTGGTCGTAATGACTATGACGAATTAATTGTTGATGCTAACGATCAATTACGTGCTGCTGGCCTGCAACCGGATAAAAGCTTTATTCGTGATGCAGTAACCTTATTACCTATCACTGACACCACTCAACAAGCCGTTATTTTAATGTCAGCTCAACTGGGTAAAGCACGTTTAATCGATAATCAAGTTGTCGATTTATCTCCTGCTGTGGCTGTTGAAGAAGATGTCGCTGAAGCTAATTAA
- the panB gene encoding 3-methyl-2-oxobutanoate hydroxymethyltransferase has product MKKITINDLLKWKQEGRKFASVTAYDASFAQLFEQQNMPVMLVGDSLGMVLQGLNDTLPVTIDDIAYHTRSVRAGSPNSLLMADMPFMTFATPTQACENAAKLMRAGANMVKIEGGAWVAETISILTQRAVPVCAHLGLTPQSVNIFGGYKVQGRNLDQAEIMVKDAITLAKAGAQIIVLECVPASLAERITKAVDVPVIGIGAGNATDGQILVMHDMFGISANYMPKFSKNFLAETGDMRAAVTKYIEDVESGAFPESQHTFE; this is encoded by the coding sequence ATGAAAAAAATCACTATCAACGATCTTCTAAAATGGAAGCAAGAAGGCCGTAAATTTGCATCAGTAACAGCATATGACGCCAGTTTTGCTCAACTATTTGAGCAGCAGAATATGCCGGTTATGTTAGTCGGTGACTCTTTAGGCATGGTACTCCAAGGCTTAAATGACACTCTACCCGTAACCATTGATGACATTGCTTACCATACGCGTAGTGTTCGTGCAGGCAGTCCTAACTCGCTGCTAATGGCTGACATGCCATTCATGACCTTCGCAACCCCAACACAAGCTTGTGAAAATGCCGCTAAATTAATGCGCGCAGGGGCAAATATGGTCAAAATCGAAGGTGGCGCTTGGGTTGCTGAAACCATTTCAATCCTGACACAACGAGCTGTTCCCGTCTGTGCCCACCTTGGTTTAACACCTCAGTCTGTCAATATTTTTGGCGGTTATAAAGTTCAAGGCCGCAATTTGGATCAAGCTGAGATAATGGTTAAAGATGCCATTACTCTTGCGAAAGCTGGTGCCCAAATTATCGTATTGGAATGTGTTCCAGCAAGCCTTGCTGAACGTATTACCAAGGCAGTAGATGTGCCTGTAATTGGTATCGGTGCGGGTAATGCGACCGATGGCCAAATACTGGTTATGCACGATATGTTTGGTATTTCTGCAAATTATATGCCGAAGTTCTCTAAGAACTTCCTTGCAGAAACAGGAGATATGCGTGCTGCGGTTACTAAATACATTGAGGATGTTGAGTCTGGTGCATTTCCAGAATCTCAGCATACCTTTGAATAA
- the folK gene encoding 2-amino-4-hydroxy-6-hydroxymethyldihydropteridine diphosphokinase yields MIRAYIAIGSNLGDPVAQAKTAIKALQHLPNTDVISVSSLYSSTPMGPQNQPDYINAVVAIDTTLAPLELLDHTQAIELEQGRVRKDERWGPRTLDLDIILYGDLQHQCERLTVPHYGMKVREFVLYPLAEINPALVLPDHTSLCTLLTQVNRNGLAIWQA; encoded by the coding sequence ATGATTCGCGCCTATATTGCTATAGGTAGTAACTTGGGCGATCCTGTCGCCCAAGCTAAAACTGCAATCAAAGCACTACAGCACCTACCAAATACAGATGTTATTAGCGTATCATCGCTGTACAGCAGTACCCCGATGGGACCGCAAAATCAACCTGACTATATAAATGCGGTTGTTGCTATCGACACCACATTAGCTCCGCTTGAGCTGCTAGATCATACTCAAGCAATTGAGCTCGAACAAGGACGTGTTCGCAAAGATGAACGCTGGGGACCAAGGACGTTAGATCTCGATATTATTTTATATGGCGATCTACAGCACCAGTGTGAGCGCCTTACTGTGCCGCACTATGGAATGAAAGTACGGGAGTTCGTACTGTATCCACTTGCCGAAATTAACCCTGCTTTAGTTTTGCCTGATCACACTTCTTTATGCACGTTATTGACTCAGGTTAACCGTAATGGCTTAGCTATTTGGCAAGCATAA
- the pcnB gene encoding polynucleotide adenylyltransferase PcnB — protein sequence MNRDSSTRVPEEQTLQVYQRPEHGISRKDISENALKVLYRLNKAGYDAYLVGGGVRDLLLHKQPKDFDIATNATPEEIKKLFRNCRLIGRRFRLAHILFGRDIIEVATFRGHHSDTPVQVTPPKDKQKPQLSSRNEEGMLLRDNVYGTVEEDAERRDFTINALYYSVKDFTVTDYAKGIEDLNNRVIRLMGDPETRYREDPVRMLRAVRFAVKLDMDIDPVTAAPIRELAPLMQDIPSARLFEESLKLLQSGQGLETYRMLREYNLFQQLFPILSDHFTENNSSKTEKMIEHILASTDKRMAEDKRVNPAFIYAAMLWYPMMTRAEEVSFASGLSFYDAFMVASNDILDEQVRSIAIPRRHTTTVRDIWQQQLRFSRRSGKRAFKTMEHPKFRAAYDFLEMRSLFEGSDIKELALWWNEFQDADYNQRGQMVTHINDGGTRRPRRRRPQQPRRKKPQVKS from the coding sequence TTGAATCGCGACAGTAGTACTCGCGTTCCAGAGGAACAAACTTTGCAAGTTTACCAACGCCCAGAACACGGCATTTCACGAAAAGATATCAGCGAAAATGCGCTGAAAGTACTATATCGTCTAAACAAAGCCGGTTACGACGCTTACCTTGTTGGTGGCGGCGTCCGTGATTTATTGCTTCACAAACAGCCGAAAGACTTCGATATTGCAACCAATGCAACCCCCGAAGAAATTAAAAAACTGTTTCGTAATTGCCGTTTAATTGGCCGTCGTTTTCGTCTTGCGCACATCCTTTTTGGACGTGACATTATTGAAGTAGCTACCTTCCGTGGCCACCATTCAGATACGCCGGTACAAGTTACGCCACCAAAAGATAAGCAAAAACCACAGCTATCTTCTCGCAACGAAGAAGGCATGTTATTGCGGGATAATGTTTATGGCACTGTCGAAGAAGACGCAGAGCGCCGTGACTTTACCATTAATGCGCTTTATTACAGCGTTAAAGACTTCACCGTTACTGACTATGCTAAAGGTATCGAAGATCTCAATAACCGTGTCATTCGATTAATGGGCGATCCAGAAACCCGTTACCGTGAAGATCCAGTTCGAATGCTACGAGCGGTACGCTTTGCCGTTAAGCTTGATATGGATATTGACCCCGTAACAGCGGCACCCATTCGTGAACTCGCACCACTGATGCAAGATATTCCATCAGCACGTTTGTTTGAAGAAAGCCTTAAGTTATTGCAATCAGGTCAAGGTCTAGAAACTTATCGTATGCTGCGTGAATACAACTTATTCCAGCAGTTATTCCCAATTTTATCTGACCATTTCACTGAGAATAACAGCAGCAAAACTGAGAAAATGATCGAGCATATCCTTGCCTCGACAGATAAACGCATGGCTGAAGATAAGCGAGTTAATCCCGCCTTTATTTATGCAGCGATGCTGTGGTATCCAATGATGACACGAGCAGAAGAAGTCTCTTTTGCGAGTGGCTTATCATTCTACGATGCCTTTATGGTTGCAAGTAACGATATTCTTGATGAACAAGTGCGCTCAATTGCCATTCCACGTCGCCATACCACTACAGTTCGCGATATCTGGCAACAACAGTTACGCTTTAGTCGTCGTAGCGGTAAGCGTGCTTTTAAAACTATGGAGCACCCTAAATTTCGAGCTGCTTATGATTTCTTAGAAATGCGTAGCTTGTTTGAAGGCAGCGACATCAAAGAATTAGCTTTATGGTGGAATGAGTTCCAAGACGCCGACTACAACCAACGCGGTCAAATGGTCACTCACATCAATGATGGTGGTACTCGTCGCCCACGTCGTCGTCGCCCACAGCAGCCTCGCCGTAAAAAACCACAAGTTAAATCATGA
- the gluQRS gene encoding tRNA glutamyl-Q(34) synthetase GluQRS has product MTNTNQYVGRFAPSPSGLLHFGSLIAALGSYLQAKSQQGKWVVRIEDLDPPREMLGAADDILRTLEAFGFMWDGDIIYQSLRHDAYQAQIDAWLAQGNAYYCQCSRKDIQQAGGFYPGTCRTLNQRHNNGAVRLQVDTPITHFDDLLHGRIELPLALAHEDFIIRRRDGLFAYNLAVVLDDIEQGITEVVRGADLIEPTGRQISLYQQLGHPAVSYLHLPLAITDNGNKLSKQNHAPAIDKHNPRPALMAALRFLGFSPPAELVIESVEQILQWGITHWQLKQLPKTTAITLAF; this is encoded by the coding sequence ATGACTAACACGAATCAATATGTCGGTCGTTTTGCACCATCGCCCTCAGGGTTATTGCATTTCGGATCGTTAATTGCTGCACTCGGAAGCTACCTTCAAGCCAAATCTCAGCAAGGAAAATGGGTTGTCAGGATCGAAGATCTTGATCCACCTCGCGAAATGCTAGGGGCTGCTGATGATATTCTGCGCACATTAGAAGCATTTGGCTTCATGTGGGATGGCGATATTATCTACCAGAGCTTGCGTCATGACGCCTATCAGGCTCAAATCGATGCTTGGTTAGCGCAAGGTAATGCATACTATTGTCAGTGTAGTCGAAAAGACATTCAACAAGCGGGCGGCTTTTACCCAGGTACCTGTCGTACCCTCAATCAACGGCACAATAATGGTGCGGTTCGATTACAAGTAGACACACCAATAACCCATTTCGATGACCTGTTACATGGTCGTATCGAATTGCCGTTAGCGTTAGCGCATGAAGATTTTATCATTCGCCGTCGCGATGGCTTATTTGCTTATAATCTTGCTGTAGTGCTAGATGATATCGAACAAGGGATCACCGAAGTTGTACGTGGTGCAGATTTAATTGAGCCGACTGGACGTCAAATAAGTCTTTACCAACAACTAGGGCATCCTGCAGTGAGTTATTTGCACTTACCGCTCGCCATTACTGACAATGGCAATAAATTGTCAAAACAAAACCATGCTCCCGCGATTGATAAACACAATCCTCGGCCAGCATTAATGGCAGCGCTACGCTTTTTAGGCTTTTCGCCACCGGCAGAACTTGTCATAGAAAGCGTAGAACAAATTTTACAGTGGGGCATCACTCATTGGCAGCTTAAACAACTACCAAAGACAACTGCTATCACACTAGCATTCTAA
- the dksA gene encoding RNA polymerase-binding protein DksA, which yields MPETNVKKSLGILAIAGVEPYQEKAGEEYMGEAQLEHFHKILSAWRNQLRVEVDRTVNHMQDEAANFPDPVDRAAQEEEFSLELRNRDRERKLIKKIDKTIKRIEEDDFGFCDSCGIEIGIRRLEARPTADLCIDCKTLAEIKEKQMAG from the coding sequence ATGCCAGAGACCAACGTTAAAAAATCACTAGGCATCCTGGCTATTGCTGGGGTTGAACCTTATCAGGAAAAAGCTGGCGAAGAATACATGGGCGAAGCTCAATTAGAGCATTTCCATAAAATTCTATCAGCATGGCGTAACCAGCTTCGCGTTGAAGTTGATCGCACTGTAAACCACATGCAAGATGAAGCCGCTAACTTCCCCGATCCAGTGGATCGTGCCGCACAAGAAGAAGAGTTCAGCCTTGAACTTCGTAATCGTGACCGCGAACGAAAACTGATCAAGAAAATTGACAAGACGATCAAGCGTATCGAAGAAGATGATTTCGGCTTCTGTGATTCTTGTGGTATTGAGATTGGTATTCGCCGTCTTGAAGCTCGCCCAACGGCAGATCTTTGCATCGACTGTAAAACACTTGCAGAGATCAAAGAAAAGCAAATGGCTGGCTAA
- the sfsA gene encoding DNA/RNA nuclease SfsA — protein sequence MKFSQPLQAARLIKRYKRFLADIELNDGELITIHCANTGAMTGCAEPGTTVWYSTSNNKKRKYPNNWELAQTKHNNWICVNTIQANHLVKEAIEQQRIPELSGYENLRTEVKYGSENSRIDLLLESDTRPPCYIEVKSVTLLADNGQGYFPDAVTTRGQKHLRELTEMAQQGSRAILFFAVLHTGINQVEVAKHIDPEYARLLHQAMTAGVEIICYRATINAAEIKLEDCIQFQHLT from the coding sequence ATGAAATTTTCTCAGCCACTACAAGCTGCTCGCTTAATTAAACGTTATAAACGCTTTCTCGCAGATATTGAGCTCAATGATGGTGAACTAATAACGATCCACTGTGCCAATACTGGCGCAATGACAGGCTGTGCGGAACCGGGAACGACGGTATGGTATTCAACCTCGAACAATAAAAAACGTAAATACCCTAATAATTGGGAATTAGCTCAAACCAAGCACAATAATTGGATTTGTGTTAATACCATTCAAGCCAATCATCTGGTCAAAGAAGCCATTGAGCAACAACGGATACCAGAACTAAGTGGTTATGAAAATTTACGCACTGAAGTAAAATATGGTTCTGAAAATAGTCGCATTGATTTATTACTTGAATCAGATACCCGTCCCCCTTGCTATATTGAAGTAAAAAGCGTGACCCTATTAGCGGATAATGGTCAAGGTTATTTCCCTGATGCGGTTACCACTCGAGGTCAAAAACATTTACGCGAACTGACCGAAATGGCGCAACAAGGATCACGAGCAATCTTATTCTTTGCCGTTTTACACACGGGAATAAATCAGGTTGAGGTAGCAAAGCATATTGATCCAGAATACGCACGATTATTACACCAAGCGATGACAGCTGGTGTGGAAATTATTTGCTATCGAGCAACGATTAATGCCGCTGAAATAAAACTCGAAGACTGTATACAATTTCAGCATTTGACATAA
- the hrpB gene encoding ATP-dependent helicase HrpB, which produces MSQLPIDDVLAALFAALASHTQVILKAPPGAGKSTRLPLALLAQGTITERIIMLEPRRLAARNIASYLAQQLGESVGQTVGLRVRGETKVSAQTRLEIVTEGVMTRMLQHDPELAGIGLIIFDEFHERSIHADTALALAIEVQQALRDDLQLLVMSATLDQTALAQLLSTAAYVESQGRCFPVEHRYQPVNDPRDVIEQMAIAISQLLVQETGSVLAFLPGVGEIKRLAQALALRLPANNKINICPLYGQLPIEQQQQAINPAAAGQRKVVLATNIAETSLTIEGIRLVVDSGFERIALWEPKTGISRLQQVRIAQSSAEQRAGRAGRLETGICLRMYSEELLNRQPATPQPEILRSDLTALAMDLVQWGCHDPQDLQWLDVPPMIALQQSQQLLQQLGAIDKRGQQTPRGQVMQTIGADPRHGAMLAFAQQTAQQHHDLTILTTAAMLVALLEDPPRGIDNPDLAFQLHLLEIKKLARSHAYLQRAQQHLTTLAVARNTPLTANNHWAAIVLAVGYPDRIAQSRTDDGRYQLANGQGVVLDSSQGLANQPLLVVADVVKTRQGDSRIFSAIGADLNGLQHALPILFTENEWLDWDDKKGRLSAEHRVYCGKLIVARSLAATPDAALASEALLNAVKRKGLSVLHWTEKANGLLIRGRCANEWLPEMGLPALDEASLLSHADQWLLPYLNGITTLKGLQKVNMVAALEAYLGWNQKQQLDQLLPTHYLVPTGSNIAIRYQEQQLPVLAVKLQEMFGEPTTPTIANGKVVLVLELLSPAQRPLQITQDLAGFWQGSYKEVQKEMKGRYPKHPWPDDPANHLPTRKIKKYL; this is translated from the coding sequence TTGTCACAACTCCCTATTGATGATGTTTTAGCTGCTTTGTTTGCAGCATTAGCTAGCCATACCCAAGTGATTTTAAAAGCGCCACCGGGGGCGGGTAAGTCTACCCGTTTACCTTTGGCGCTATTAGCGCAAGGGACAATAACGGAGCGGATCATTATGTTAGAGCCGCGACGGCTAGCTGCCAGAAACATTGCCAGTTATTTGGCGCAGCAATTGGGGGAGAGTGTTGGTCAAACTGTTGGCTTACGAGTACGAGGTGAAACTAAAGTCAGTGCGCAAACACGGCTAGAGATCGTAACGGAAGGTGTCATGACGCGTATGTTGCAGCATGATCCTGAACTGGCAGGGATTGGACTGATTATTTTTGATGAATTCCATGAGCGTAGTATTCATGCCGATACTGCTTTAGCGTTGGCGATTGAAGTGCAACAAGCTTTACGGGATGATCTGCAATTATTGGTAATGTCTGCCACCCTAGATCAAACCGCATTGGCACAACTGCTTTCGACCGCGGCTTATGTTGAATCTCAAGGGCGTTGTTTTCCTGTGGAACATCGCTATCAACCTGTTAATGATCCGCGTGATGTGATTGAGCAGATGGCGATAGCAATTAGCCAATTACTCGTACAAGAAACGGGATCTGTATTAGCGTTTTTACCGGGTGTTGGTGAAATTAAACGACTCGCTCAAGCGTTAGCACTCCGGTTACCAGCCAATAATAAGATCAATATTTGCCCGTTATATGGTCAATTACCTATTGAGCAACAACAGCAAGCGATTAATCCTGCGGCTGCAGGTCAACGTAAAGTAGTACTTGCCACCAATATTGCTGAAACCAGTTTAACCATTGAAGGGATTCGATTAGTGGTTGATAGTGGTTTTGAACGTATCGCGCTGTGGGAGCCTAAAACAGGGATTAGTCGCTTACAGCAAGTACGTATAGCCCAATCATCGGCAGAGCAGCGAGCAGGGCGTGCTGGACGCTTAGAAACAGGTATTTGTTTACGAATGTACAGCGAAGAATTATTAAACCGTCAACCTGCGACCCCGCAACCTGAAATTCTACGCAGTGATTTAACTGCGCTTGCGATGGATCTCGTACAATGGGGCTGCCATGATCCACAAGACTTACAATGGTTAGATGTGCCACCGATGATTGCATTACAGCAGTCACAGCAATTATTACAGCAGTTAGGTGCAATTGATAAACGTGGTCAGCAAACACCGCGTGGACAGGTGATGCAAACGATAGGCGCTGATCCTCGCCATGGTGCGATGCTGGCTTTTGCTCAACAAACAGCACAACAGCATCACGATCTCACTATTTTAACGACCGCAGCAATGCTGGTGGCGTTATTAGAAGATCCGCCTCGCGGTATTGATAATCCAGATTTAGCATTTCAGTTGCACTTACTTGAGATAAAGAAACTGGCTAGAAGCCATGCTTATTTGCAACGGGCGCAGCAACATCTTACGACTCTTGCTGTAGCGAGAAATACGCCGCTTACCGCTAATAATCATTGGGCAGCTATTGTGCTTGCGGTGGGCTATCCCGATCGTATTGCTCAATCACGCACTGATGATGGTCGTTATCAGCTAGCCAATGGTCAAGGAGTGGTGCTTGATAGTAGCCAAGGACTTGCTAACCAGCCTTTATTGGTCGTGGCTGATGTGGTTAAGACCCGCCAAGGTGATAGTCGAATCTTTTCCGCGATTGGTGCTGATTTAAATGGGTTACAACACGCATTACCAATATTGTTTACTGAGAATGAGTGGCTTGATTGGGATGATAAAAAAGGTCGCTTAAGTGCTGAACATCGTGTTTATTGTGGCAAGTTAATTGTTGCTCGTAGCCTTGCAGCAACCCCTGATGCGGCATTAGCCAGTGAAGCATTACTTAATGCGGTTAAACGTAAAGGGTTAAGCGTTTTACATTGGACAGAAAAAGCTAACGGATTATTAATTCGTGGTCGTTGTGCCAATGAATGGTTACCGGAGATGGGTTTACCAGCATTAGATGAGGCAAGTTTACTTAGCCATGCTGATCAATGGTTATTGCCTTATTTAAACGGTATTACAACCTTAAAAGGCTTACAAAAAGTCAATATGGTTGCAGCATTAGAAGCTTATCTTGGTTGGAATCAAAAACAACAGCTCGATCAATTGTTACCGACCCATTATTTGGTGCCGACTGGATCAAATATAGCGATCCGCTATCAAGAACAACAACTACCCGTACTGGCTGTAAAGTTACAAGAAATGTTTGGTGAGCCGACCACACCGACGATTGCCAATGGCAAGGTTGTTTTGGTACTTGAATTATTATCACCTGCGCAGCGCCCGTTGCAGATCACGCAAGATTTAGCCGGTTTTTGGCAGGGATCATACAAAGAAGTTCAAAAAGAGATGAAAGGACGTTATCCCAAACATCCTTGGCCTGATGATCCTGCAAATCATCTTCCAACCCGCAAAATAAAAAAATACCTGTAG